The bacterium nucleotide sequence CCGCCGCTCGGGCCGGAACGCGACGGCTGCCGCGAGCTGTCGAACGGGCCGATGAGATACCGGAAGCGCCACAGGTAGTCGAGACCGCTCCAGATCGTGAAGACGATGGCGACCGCGATCGCCAGGTCCGCTACCGGGACCAGGATCGGGTACGGCCGCTGGAGGATGAGAAGCGTGACCGCGCTCATCTGCATGACCGTCTTCGTCTTGCCGAGAGGAGCCGCGGCGATGACCTGCCCCTGGCCGGCGCCGACCGAGCGCAGGATCGTGATGATCAGCTCGCGCGAGAAGATCACGACCACCACCCACGCCGCGACCAGGCCCTCCTGCACCAGCACGATCAGGACCGACAGGACGAAGAGCTTGTCGGCCAGGGGATCGAGAAACTTGCCGAAATTGCTGACCAGGCCGCGGCGGCGCGCGATCTGCCCGTCGAGGGTGTCGGTGAACGAGAAGACGATGAAGAGGACGGCGGCCAGCTGGTCGTGGCCGGGGAAACGCACGACGAGCAGCGCCATGAGCAGCGGGATCGCCGCCAGGCGGCTGAGGGTCAGGCCGATGGGGAGGTTCAAACCGTGCTTCCTACGATGAAGTTTGCGACGAGAACTCCCGCGTTGCCACCCCGGTCCCCAGGGCGCCGGCCGCGCGCCCGTCGATGGTGATGAACGTGGCGGCCGCCTTGCCGCTCGTTATCCGCACGTCCACGCCGGTGAAGTACACCACCGAGCCCGCCGGCAGGACCTTGCCGGCATCGGAGTACTGAGCCTTGCCGTCCACCGTCACGTTGATCCAGACGGCGTCCGTGACCTGAACGCCGACGACTATCGGTCGCGCCTGAGGCGACGGCGCAGGCACCGGCGTCCCCGCCGGGCCGGCGGCCGTGATCGGCGAGGCGGGGGTGTTCTGCGCTCGCTGGTCGGGTTGAATCTGACGCGCCGCGTACACGCTGAAGGCGAGGGCGAGCATGACCACGCCCACCACCGCCGCGGCCGCTGCCGTGGCCGTGATGCGAGGCGGCCTGTCCGCCGTTCCCAGGCGCAGGTTTCGCCGCGGATCCGGCGCCGGTACATCCAGCATCCCCACCAGCGGTTCAGGATCCAGGCCGAGGTATCGCGCATAGGTGCGCAGGTAGCCCTTCGCATAGACGGGCGCGGCGAGCCGCTCCGGCTCGTCCGCCTCCAGCGCGCTCAGATGGTCCGCCCGGATCCGCGTCGCCGCAGCCGCCTGCTGAATGGTGAGGCCGCGCTCGCCGCGCTTCGCAGCGAGGACCGCACCAACGCTCATTCGATGCCCAGACGCTCCAGGAGCTCGTCGACGTCTGGCAGGGTCATCAGCACCTCACGCGATTTCGAGCCCTGATAGCCGCCGACCACCCGGTGCTCGGCGAGCTGGTCGACGATGCGGCCCGCCCGCGAATAGCCCACGTTGAACTTGCGCTGCACCAGCGACACGGAGGCCGCGCCCTCGGCCGCAACCGCTCGCGCCGCACGCGCGAACAGCGGGTCCAGCTTGCGTTCCGGCGCCTGGGTTCCCTCCCACTCCGAGCCCGCTCCCTCCTCGAGGATCTCCTCCATGTAGCGAGGGCCGCCCTGGGAGCGCCAGAAGTTCACCAACCCCTCGACCTCGGGGTCGCTGACGAAGGCGCCCTGGATGCGGGTGGGCTTGCCGGCGTCCACCGGCTGGTAGAGCATGTCGCCGCGACCCAGCAGCTTCTCCGCTCCGCCGGAATCGAGGATCACCCGGCTGTCGATCTGCGAGCCCACCGCAAAGGCGATGCGCGACGGGATGTTGGCCTTGATGAGGCCGGTGATGATGTCGGTGGACGGTCGCTGCGTGGCGATGACCAGGTGAATGCCGACGGCGCGTGCAAGCTGCGCGATGCGACAGATGAGCTCTTCGATCTCGCCCGCCGCGACCATCATCAGGTCGGCAAGCTCGTCGATCACGATCACGATGTACGGCACGTGGCGGGCGTGCCGCTGGGCCGCCTTCTCGTTGTAGGCGGCGATGTTGCGAACGCTTTCGGCCGAGAACATCTTGTAGCGCCTGTCCATCTCGGCCACCGCCCACCGCAGCGCGGCCGCCGCCTGGTGCGACTCGACCAGCACCGGCAGCGCCAGGTGCGGCAGCCCGTTGTAGCCGGTCAGCTCCACGCGCTTGGGGTCGATGAGGAGCAGGCGCAGGTGCTCGGGAGTGACCTGGAACAAAAGGCTCGTGATGAGCGCGTTGATGCAGACGCTCTTGCCCTGGCCGGTGGCGCCCGCGATGAGCAGGTGCGGCATCCGGGTCAGGTCGGCGACGATCGACTGCCCGGAGACGTCGTTGCCAAGTCCGATGGCGAGCGCGTGCGTGCCCTCGCGGAACGCCGCCGTCTCGAGCACCTCGCGGATGGTCACCAGGCTTGCGGCTTTGTTGGGCACCTCGATGCCGACGGCCGCCTTGCCCGGAATCGGCGCCTCGATACGCAGCGGTGCGGCGGCCAGCGCCAGCGAGAGGTCGTTCTGCAGCGCGGTGATCCTCTTCACCTGCACGCCGGCGCCGGGTTGAAGCTCGAACTGGGTGACGGCCGGCCCGGGGTTGACGCCGACGACCTTGCACGAGACGCCGAACGTTTCCAGCGTGCTCTCGATGATCCGGACGTTCCGCTTGATCTCGTCCGCCATGCGCTCGCGCTTGGCGGTGACGGTGTCGAGCAGGGCGATGGACGGAAGCTTCCATTCGATCTCGGGAAGATCGTCTTCGGGCTCGGCGGCCACGCGCATGACCGAGGCCAGCGGGTCGTCGCCGCTCGCCGGTGCGTGCCTGGCGACGGCAGGCGCGGCGACGGCGGCCGGACGGCCCGCCGGCGTCTCCAGCTCCCACGGCTCGGACGCCTCGGTGGCCGGCGGTGGAGCTGCGAACGCGGCGGCCAACCGCGCCGGCACGGCGCTCGCCGCCCCCGCGGATCGCGGCGTGGGCTTGGCTTCAGCCGCCGGCGGCGAGACCAGGTTCTGCAGTCGCACCCGCTCGGCGTAGGCGGCCTGGCCGGCTCCCACCATCGTCGCGACCAGCGCGCCGGGGCTGAAGTGGACGGTGACGATCAGGCCGATCACCACCACGGCCACGAGCAGGGCCCATGCGCCCCACCGCCCGACCACCTGGATCACGGCCCTGTCGATCGCGCCGCCGGTCGATCCGCCCGCGTGGGCGGCGAGGCCGAACAGCCCGACCAGCGCCAGCACGGCGCCCGCTCCGGAGACGACGTCGACGGCTCGAGGTCGGGGCGCCTTGGGCCACAGCAGATACGCACCGAGCGCGAGCGCCGCGCCGACGGGCACGAACCATGCGCTGCCGAAGCTCGCCAGCAGGGCGGTGCGAATGCCGGTCAGGATCGAGCCAGCGTTGCTCGCGAGGGCGAGCAGGCCCAGCAGCGCGATCAGGATGAAGAGGACGCCTGAGATCTCGCGTGCCTGACGCGGCGTGAGGTGTGGACGGACAGCGCGTTTGCTTCGAGCGGAGCGGGAACGCGATGACGAGGCGCGCCGGGCGCCGTTCGTCGAAGGACGTGAGCCTCGGGATGTGGTGCGACGCATGCTGCGGGCCCTTGAGCCGTAGCGATTCTACACCGCGGTCGACCGCGCTCTTGATCCTCCGAGGCTGGCGCGAGCGATACTCTTGCGGTGGCAGTCGATCCGTTTGCCGAAGCCGAGATCCGGTATCGCTCCCTGGTTGAGGAACGGCGGACCGGTGGATTGCAACCCCGCGCGTTCAGGGTGGCCGTTCGTGACCTCGCCGTCCTCGACGGCGAGGGACGGCGTTGGATGCTCGGTCCCGAAGATGGCGTCTGGTACCGGCGTGAGAGCGAGCGCTGGCTGCAGGCGGATCCACCCCGGCGCCTGGTGTGCGCGTCATGCGGGCATCACAACCTCGGGCGGCACAGCTTTTGCGTCGAGTGCGGCCTGCGCTTGAATCGCTAGGCGGCGATCATCGTCCCGCCGGGAAGGATCCCTAGCGCGGGTGGACCTGTGCCTGGGCGATGCCGTAGAACAGCCCGGCCGCGAGCGGCACCAGCGCCGCGAGCAGCCACAGGCGCCACCACAGCGGGCGCCGTTCGCCGCGCACCAGCTCGTGCCCGCAGAACCCGCAGAAACGATCGAAGGGGCCGGCCACTCCGCGGCAGCTCGCGCACTGGTGAATCTGCAGCGCGCAATGGGCGCAGCGCGACTCCTCGGCGAAGTTGAGCACCATGGCCGGCTGGTCGCAGCGCGGGCAGAGGCTGGGCGCGACGAGCGCCAGCGGCGGCAGCTTCATATCTCCGTCACGACCGGGATGACCATGGGGCGGCGCCGGGTCCGCTTGTAGACGGTCTTCGACACCGCGTCGTGGATGGCCTCCTGCAGCAGGTTGAGGTCGGCTCGCGTATCCGCAAGCCGGCGGATGCTGTGCATCGCGGCGGCGCGTGCGTCGGCCATCAGCCGCGAGGAGAGCTCGGGCTCGATGACCCCGCGGGAGATGAGGTCGGGTCCGGCGCGAACCGCCCCGGTGTCTCGATCCAGCGCCAGCGTCACGACCAGGATGCCGTCCTCGGCGAGGTGCCGGCGATCGCGCAGCACCACCTGCTCGACATCGCCGACGCCCAGGCCGTCGACGAACACCAGCCCGGTGCCGACTCTTTCGCCTCGCCTCATCGACCCGGCATCGAGCTCCACGGATTCACCGTCCTCGACCACGACGATGCGATCGTCTCCGAGACCCGCCTCGCGGGCGACCTCCGAGTGCTGCAGGAGCTGGCGGTACTCGCCGTGGACCGGGATGAAGTAACGCGGGCGCACGGCGTCGAGCATCTCGCGCAGCTCGTCGCGGTGCGCGTGCCCGGTGACGTGCACGTTGCCGACCTCGGAGTAGAAGACTCGGGCTCCATGGCGATAGAGGTTGTTCACCGTCTGATGAACCATGCGCTCGTTGCCCGGGATGGGCCGTGCGGAGATGACCACCCAGTCGCCCTTCAGCACGTTGACGAGGGGATGGCGCTGCGCGGCAAACCGGGCCAGCGCAGACATCGGCTCCCCCTGGCTGCCCGCCGTGAGCAGCAGCAGCTTGGACGGCGCAATGCGATCGATATCCTCGAGCGGGACCGTCAACCCTTCCGGGACCTCGAGGAAGCCGAGCTCGCGCGCGGTCTTGAAGTTCGTCTGGAGGCTGCGTCCGACCACGGCCACCCGCCTGCCGAACTGGCTCGCCATGCGCACCAGGTGCTGCATGCGGTGGATGTTGGACGCGAAGTTCGCGACCACGATCCGACCGGGGGCCTCGCCGAATATGCGCTCGAAGGGCGCGTGCAGGTCGCGTTCCGAGCCTGAGTGTCCCGCGCGCTCGGAGTTGGTCGAGT carries:
- a CDS encoding helix-turn-helix domain-containing protein, yielding MSVGAVLAAKRGERGLTIQQAAAATRIRADHLSALEADEPERLAAPVYAKGYLRTYARYLGLDPEPLVGMLDVPAPDPRRNLRLGTADRPPRITATAAAAAVVGVVMLALAFSVYAARQIQPDQRAQNTPASPITAAGPAGTPVPAPSPQARPIVVGVQVTDAVWINVTVDGKAQYSDAGKVLPAGSVVYFTGVDVRITSGKAAATFITIDGRAAGALGTGVATREFSSQTSS
- a CDS encoding DNA translocase FtsK — protein: MRRTTSRGSRPSTNGARRASSSRSRSARSKRAVRPHLTPRQAREISGVLFILIALLGLLALASNAGSILTGIRTALLASFGSAWFVPVGAALALGAYLLWPKAPRPRAVDVVSGAGAVLALVGLFGLAAHAGGSTGGAIDRAVIQVVGRWGAWALLVAVVVIGLIVTVHFSPGALVATMVGAGQAAYAERVRLQNLVSPPAAEAKPTPRSAGAASAVPARLAAAFAAPPPATEASEPWELETPAGRPAAVAAPAVARHAPASGDDPLASVMRVAAEPEDDLPEIEWKLPSIALLDTVTAKRERMADEIKRNVRIIESTLETFGVSCKVVGVNPGPAVTQFELQPGAGVQVKRITALQNDLSLALAAAPLRIEAPIPGKAAVGIEVPNKAASLVTIREVLETAAFREGTHALAIGLGNDVSGQSIVADLTRMPHLLIAGATGQGKSVCINALITSLLFQVTPEHLRLLLIDPKRVELTGYNGLPHLALPVLVESHQAAAALRWAVAEMDRRYKMFSAESVRNIAAYNEKAAQRHARHVPYIVIVIDELADLMMVAAGEIEELICRIAQLARAVGIHLVIATQRPSTDIITGLIKANIPSRIAFAVGSQIDSRVILDSGGAEKLLGRGDMLYQPVDAGKPTRIQGAFVSDPEVEGLVNFWRSQGGPRYMEEILEEGAGSEWEGTQAPERKLDPLFARAARAVAAEGAASVSLVQRKFNVGYSRAGRIVDQLAEHRVVGGYQGSKSREVLMTLPDVDELLERLGIE
- a CDS encoding ribonuclease J, whose amino-acid sequence is MWALEWEGKVLVVDAGLMFPQEDMPGIDLVLPDISYLLGRGREVLGIVLSHGHEDHIGGLPYALKKLNVPVYGTRLTLGLVKPKLKEHRILRESDLREIRVGDSVQLGPFKVETVAVCHSIPDAVALAIETPVGRVVYTSDFKLDASPPDGHPTDIARFRRLGDEGVLLLLSDSTNSERAGHSGSERDLHAPFERIFGEAPGRIVVANFASNIHRMQHLVRMASQFGRRVAVVGRSLQTNFKTARELGFLEVPEGLTVPLEDIDRIAPSKLLLLTAGSQGEPMSALARFAAQRHPLVNVLKGDWVVISARPIPGNERMVHQTVNNLYRHGARVFYSEVGNVHVTGHAHRDELREMLDAVRPRYFIPVHGEYRQLLQHSEVAREAGLGDDRIVVVEDGESVELDAGSMRRGERVGTGLVFVDGLGVGDVEQVVLRDRRHLAEDGILVVTLALDRDTGAVRAGPDLISRGVIEPELSSRLMADARAAAMHSIRRLADTRADLNLLQEAIHDAVSKTVYKRTRRRPMVIPVVTEI